The following are encoded in a window of Staphylospora marina genomic DNA:
- a CDS encoding AraC family transcriptional regulator: MNWVETLHKAIDFMESHLPEPLTVDRVAGHVHLSPFHFQRAFSLLTGMTVGEYIRRRRLTLAAEELCRTDAKVIDIALKYGYDTPEAFAKAFRRQHGITPSEARNHSGPLVSYNRLVIELTLKGAEPMKYKIVERDEIKAVGIPRRFSYVDEAQLEGISRFWAEVNRDGTAWRLSALNTGELKGLMGVCVDLPQEGQMDYWIAAETKDLENVPDGLSILTIPAAKWVVFEVTGAIPRSIQEGFRRIFSEWLPSSGFQPAGAPILEVYPGGDVTGDDYRCEIWLAVK, translated from the coding sequence GTGAATTGGGTGGAAACGCTGCACAAGGCGATTGATTTCATGGAGAGTCATCTGCCGGAACCGCTGACGGTGGACCGGGTCGCCGGTCATGTCCATTTGTCCCCGTTTCATTTTCAGCGAGCGTTTTCGCTTTTGACCGGCATGACGGTCGGGGAATACATCAGACGCCGGCGCCTGACATTGGCCGCCGAAGAGCTCTGCCGAACCGATGCCAAAGTGATCGACATTGCCCTCAAATACGGATATGACACTCCGGAAGCATTCGCCAAGGCGTTTCGCAGACAACACGGGATCACACCCAGTGAAGCGCGAAATCACTCCGGACCGCTGGTGTCTTACAACCGGCTGGTCATCGAGTTGACATTGAAAGGAGCCGAGCCCATGAAATACAAAATCGTGGAGAGGGACGAAATCAAGGCCGTGGGCATCCCGCGCAGATTCTCCTATGTGGATGAGGCACAATTGGAGGGGATTTCCCGGTTTTGGGCGGAAGTCAACCGGGACGGCACGGCCTGGCGACTGAGCGCCTTGAACACCGGGGAGCTGAAAGGATTGATGGGCGTATGCGTCGATTTGCCACAGGAAGGACAGATGGATTACTGGATCGCAGCGGAAACGAAAGACCTTGAGAACGTGCCGGACGGCCTATCCATCTTGACCATCCCGGCCGCCAAATGGGTCGTGTTTGAAGTGACGGGCGCCATTCCCCGTTCCATCCAAGAGGGCTTCAGACGAATCTTTTCGGAGTGGTTGCCGTCCAGCGGCTTTCAGCCGGCCGGCGCGCCGATCCTGGAAGTGTACCCGGGCGGAGACGTGACCGGTGACGATTATCGGTGTGAAATTTGGCTGGCGGTGAAATAA